One part of the Gammaproteobacteria bacterium genome encodes these proteins:
- a CDS encoding BTAD domain-containing putative transcriptional regulator codes for MNDDKITPLGKFERLAVESQRFLFRPRLIERLTKRATHRQVAVFEGQAGQGKSVLVSQYLEHLDCAYAWCRLDEKDCDPATLLISLVQACQATLLGFSCPPLESLSSVDLENETALLEAFQQSLNVCVKLNHKSQKSVHIVLDGLQVLEESSSALVLLQRLIEMTPMDVTFLITSRTPVAILLSDIHATQLWCIIDNAQLAFSRDEVISLLAQISKGVSQSRAAELFRRSLGWPVGLTHLLPESRAVNSAAALSDYFQRELLDGLSNDVRDFLMRVALLESISLSLVLTVSGREDAAALLQQMVEQHGFIYQRPGQAVFEMHPLLRTILRQQASAYLGRNNLKEILQRVMERLVSQKQPRQAVVYALRAGDLRSVEQLLRLMGPTLLEIVCHIEPKDVLQLLARKESNSAWLLLLQATAAMECDPAAAREPLHLALNKLKAEEDQQGELLALSLSILFHTLVSGQIEEVQNLYQRASVLYSELQHSLNHYAKAYISACLGAAQLVIHDNAELGRNSLEYALRLASEHRFERLALRIRLMRLFDLISSGQLLEAKGDMEALHGVIGETWCDALEQGYIYAAMAYWLYRSGELQELKRHLRLSKLYLSRPILEQNLAGALLLVWEMQAALAEGDFLTAKHLLQQNLGLPACDRHLAISQYLRPYHPLLDLLLDNFSAPHKKALAQLALVAKGDMHSLHALLVLGAAYLQLGDHGEAKLFLDEAHKRAELRKDYFTQSAVLLQRATLFHALGQEDLAKQDTQEFVTVMPQHNGRYSDVWIPDVAMQFYLTGIKNGVESRFLRQLAVQCLDVGVDDKGQVLPMVHVQSLGDISFTLSGESRLQQSDLTPAQRSLLSLLITAPDLCLDQASVQLMLWPDSPQEKARANFDALLSRVRSTLNKALKPWKAKSYFVLKRGVLCLSNCEVDLHHFRRQSEEGLRLYKEGKHWEAGFCLRKAVNYWQGPLCPEEQNLLVIDDLREQLNEQHAQCSRALAQLVEREGEHQEAVDLLKLFFQRDPSDESLVRRLYSLYKQLGQRDQAALVLTAYHNALIEAGTSLEDTIAMVVKTHNGSKPFTF; via the coding sequence ATGAACGACGATAAAATCACCCCCCTAGGTAAGTTTGAACGCCTTGCTGTTGAATCACAGCGATTTTTGTTTCGCCCCCGTCTGATTGAGCGTTTGACAAAACGTGCCACCCATCGTCAAGTGGCGGTGTTTGAAGGCCAAGCAGGGCAAGGCAAGTCGGTACTTGTTTCTCAATATCTGGAACATCTGGACTGTGCCTATGCGTGGTGTCGGCTGGATGAAAAGGATTGTGATCCAGCGACGTTGTTGATCTCCTTGGTACAGGCCTGTCAGGCGACGTTATTGGGTTTCTCTTGTCCGCCGTTGGAATCGTTATCGTCTGTTGATTTAGAAAATGAGACGGCGTTACTGGAAGCCTTTCAGCAGTCTTTGAATGTCTGCGTTAAATTAAATCATAAATCGCAAAAAAGTGTTCATATCGTTTTAGATGGTCTGCAGGTCTTGGAGGAGAGCAGCTCGGCTCTGGTTCTGTTGCAGCGCTTGATTGAGATGACACCGATGGACGTCACTTTTTTGATCACCTCACGCACCCCAGTGGCGATTTTACTGAGTGACATTCACGCCACGCAGTTGTGGTGCATCATCGACAACGCCCAATTGGCCTTCAGTCGTGATGAAGTGATTTCTCTATTGGCTCAAATCTCTAAAGGGGTTTCTCAAAGCCGTGCGGCAGAGCTGTTTCGTCGTTCTTTAGGCTGGCCTGTGGGTTTGACGCATCTGTTGCCTGAGTCAAGAGCCGTCAACAGTGCTGCCGCTCTGAGTGATTATTTTCAACGGGAGTTGCTGGATGGCCTCTCCAATGATGTGCGTGATTTTCTGATGCGAGTGGCGTTGTTGGAGTCGATTTCGTTGTCGCTGGTGTTGACGGTCAGCGGACGTGAAGACGCTGCGGCACTGCTGCAACAGATGGTGGAACAGCACGGTTTTATCTATCAGCGTCCTGGACAAGCGGTGTTTGAGATGCATCCGTTATTGCGTACTATTTTGCGCCAACAGGCGAGTGCGTACTTGGGACGCAATAACCTTAAAGAAATTCTACAGCGGGTTATGGAGCGTCTGGTCTCGCAAAAACAGCCTCGTCAAGCGGTGGTTTATGCCTTGAGGGCAGGGGATTTGCGCAGTGTGGAGCAGCTGTTGCGTTTGATGGGGCCGACGTTATTGGAGATCGTTTGCCATATTGAGCCAAAAGATGTGCTGCAACTGCTGGCTCGTAAGGAGTCAAATTCGGCATGGTTGCTGTTATTGCAAGCGACGGCTGCGATGGAATGTGATCCTGCTGCGGCTCGTGAGCCGCTGCATCTTGCCCTGAATAAGTTGAAAGCGGAGGAAGATCAACAAGGCGAGCTGTTGGCGTTGTCACTTTCAATTCTGTTTCATACCTTAGTCAGTGGCCAAATTGAAGAGGTGCAGAACCTTTATCAGCGTGCTTCAGTGCTGTACAGCGAGTTGCAACACAGTTTGAACCATTACGCTAAGGCGTACATCAGCGCCTGTCTGGGCGCAGCTCAACTGGTGATTCATGATAATGCCGAGTTGGGGCGTAACTCGCTGGAGTACGCTTTGCGTCTGGCCAGTGAACACCGTTTTGAACGTTTGGCGCTGCGCATTCGCCTTATGCGCCTGTTTGACCTTATATCCTCGGGTCAGTTGTTGGAAGCAAAAGGCGATATGGAGGCGTTGCACGGGGTCATTGGTGAGACTTGGTGTGATGCACTGGAGCAGGGTTATATTTATGCTGCAATGGCTTATTGGCTCTATCGCTCAGGTGAACTGCAAGAGCTGAAACGTCATCTGAGGCTTTCCAAACTCTATCTGTCGCGGCCTATTTTGGAGCAGAATTTGGCCGGGGCATTGTTGCTCGTTTGGGAGATGCAGGCGGCGTTGGCGGAGGGTGATTTTTTAACCGCCAAACACCTTTTACAGCAAAATTTGGGTTTGCCAGCGTGTGATCGGCATTTGGCCATAAGTCAGTATTTACGGCCTTATCATCCTCTGTTGGATCTGTTGCTGGATAACTTCAGTGCACCACACAAAAAAGCGCTGGCACAGTTGGCCTTAGTGGCCAAAGGCGATATGCACAGTTTGCATGCTCTGCTGGTTTTGGGAGCCGCTTATCTGCAGTTGGGCGATCACGGCGAAGCCAAACTGTTTTTGGATGAAGCGCACAAACGCGCCGAACTGCGTAAAGATTATTTTACTCAGTCGGCGGTGTTGTTGCAGCGAGCGACTCTGTTCCACGCCTTGGGGCAAGAAGATCTGGCCAAACAAGATACCCAAGAATTCGTCACCGTGATGCCTCAACACAATGGCCGTTACAGTGATGTGTGGATACCCGATGTGGCGATGCAGTTCTATTTGACGGGCATAAAAAACGGCGTTGAGTCGCGTTTTTTACGTCAATTGGCGGTGCAATGTTTGGATGTGGGAGTGGATGATAAAGGTCAAGTCTTGCCGATGGTGCATGTGCAGAGTTTGGGCGACATCTCTTTTACGTTATCTGGTGAGTCTCGTTTGCAACAGTCGGATTTAACCCCCGCTCAACGTTCTCTGTTGTCGCTGTTGATTACCGCTCCAGATCTCTGTTTGGATCAAGCTTCGGTGCAGCTGATGTTGTGGCCTGACAGTCCGCAAGAAAAGGCGCGGGCTAATTTTGATGCCCTTTTGTCTCGGGTCAGAAGCACCTTGAATAAAGCGCTGAAACCGTGGAAGGCAAAGTCGTATTTTGTCTTGAAGCGGGGCGTGCTCTGTTTGAGTAATTGTGAGGTGGATCTGCACCATTTCCGTCGCCAAAGCGAGGAGGGTTTGCGCCTCTACAAGGAGGGTAAACATTGGGAGGCGGGATTCTGTTTGCGCAAGGCAGTCAACTATTGGCAAGGTCCGCTCTGCCCTGAAGAGCAGAATTTGCTGGTGATTGATGATCTGCGCGAACAGCTCAATGAACAGCACGCTCAGTGCAGCCGTGCTTTGGCGCAGTTGGTGGAACGAGAGGGGGAGCATCAGGAGGCCGTTGATCTATTGAAGCTCTTTTTCCAGCGGGATCCCAGCGATGAAAGTCTGGTACGTCGGCTTTACAGTCTTTATAAACAGCTGGGGCAACGAGATCAAGCGGCGTTGGTTTTGACCGCCTACCATAATGCACTGATTGAGGCGGGTACCTCGTTGGAAGACACCATTGCGATGGTGGTGAAAACTCACAACGGCAGCAAACCCTTCACCTTTTAA
- the rsxA gene encoding electron transport complex subunit RsxA, translated as MSEYALILISTILVNNFVLVKFLGLCPFMGVSRKLETAVGMGLATTFVLTLSSVCSYLANQYLLIPFELEFLRTITFILIIAVVVQFTEMVVHKTSPLLYNILGIFLPLITTNCAVLGVALLNIQEDHTFIESALYGFGAAIGFSMVLVLFAAVRERVDVADVPTPFKGNAIALITAGLMSLAFMGFSGLIKV; from the coding sequence ATGAGCGAATACGCACTAATCCTCATCAGCACCATTTTAGTCAACAACTTCGTTCTAGTGAAGTTTCTCGGCCTATGTCCCTTTATGGGCGTCTCCCGCAAGCTGGAAACTGCGGTGGGAATGGGCTTGGCCACCACCTTTGTGCTGACCTTGTCCTCAGTTTGCAGCTACTTGGCCAATCAATATTTGCTGATCCCCTTCGAGCTGGAATTCCTACGCACCATCACCTTTATCCTTATCATCGCCGTGGTGGTGCAGTTTACCGAGATGGTGGTGCATAAAACCAGCCCGCTGCTCTACAATATTTTAGGCATTTTTCTGCCCCTGATCACCACCAACTGCGCCGTCTTAGGCGTTGCTTTGCTTAACATTCAAGAAGATCACACCTTTATCGAATCGGCACTCTACGGTTTTGGTGCCGCCATCGGCTTTTCTATGGTTTTAGTGCTGTTTGCTGCGGTACGCGAACGAGTCGATGTGGCCGATGTGCCCACCCCCTTTAAAGGCAACGCCATCGCTCTGATTACCGCCGGTCTGATGTCCTTGGCGTTTATGGGCTTTTCAGGCCTAATCAAGGTATAA
- the rsxB gene encoding electron transport complex subunit RsxB: MLSALIVLTLLSLAFGLLLGFSAIRFKVEGDPVVDQIDALLPQTQCGQCGYPGCRPYATALAEGNEEINRCPPGGEAGIQALADLLGREVIPLDPEAGEESEPELAIIDEHACIGCTLCIQACPVDAILGAAKQMHTVIESECTGCKLCLDPCPVDCILMVPNQESLNSWKWPYPASKQPTAAQHKTAS, translated from the coding sequence ATGCTCAGTGCTCTGATTGTTCTCACCTTGCTGAGTCTGGCTTTTGGCCTACTGCTCGGTTTTTCTGCGATTCGGTTTAAAGTCGAGGGCGATCCGGTCGTAGACCAGATTGATGCCCTGCTGCCGCAAACCCAGTGCGGTCAATGTGGTTACCCTGGTTGTCGCCCCTACGCCACGGCGCTTGCCGAAGGCAACGAAGAGATCAACCGCTGCCCACCAGGTGGCGAAGCAGGCATACAAGCGTTGGCGGATCTGCTCGGACGAGAAGTGATCCCCCTTGATCCAGAAGCGGGTGAAGAGAGTGAACCTGAATTGGCCATCATTGACGAACACGCCTGCATCGGCTGCACCCTCTGCATTCAAGCCTGTCCTGTGGATGCCATCTTGGGTGCCGCCAAACAGATGCATACGGTGATTGAGAGCGAATGCACCGGCTGCAAACTCTGTCTTGATCCCTGCCCAGTGGATTGCATTCTTATGGTGCCAAACCAAGAGAGCCTGAACAGTTGGAAATGGCCTTATCCAGCCTCAAAACAGCCAACGGCTGCGCAACATAAGACGGCCTCCTAA